TTATCAACCGCAGCGTTTTCAAATACAGGTAAAAGTCTGGTAATCTCCCGTTCAGAACGTGGAAAAACTTCTTTCACAAAGGACTGTATATCTCGTTGTGCAATTTCATATTCCGGAATGCTAACACCCACCGATGTGATCCATGCCATATTATCCCTCTTCCATTTTTCTTTTAGCATGCCTCCTGCTCGTATATTTACTCGCTTTTTATGTGGCTTTTCCTTCTTAATTAAACTTTGCTTAATGATCAAATGAAGGTGGATATTTCATAGACAAAAAAGCGCTAAGAGATACATCTCTTAGCGCTTCACATTATCATTTAAAACCCGTAAATGCTCATACCTCCGTCTACAAACAGGGTTTGACCAGTCATATAGTTACTTCCTTCTGAAGCTAAAAACACGGCAGCTCCTGCGAGTTCTTTTAACTCACCAATCCTTCTCATTGGAGTACGCTCTTTAATTTCTTTAACATATTGTTCATCTTCGAGAAGCTTCTCCGTTAGTGCTGTCGGGAAATACCAAGGGCCAATGGCATTAACATGGATGTTGTGCTTCCCCCACTCTAATGATAGTGTCTTAGTCATTTGAATCAAGGCAGCCTTTGTCATCCCATAAACCACCCCAGTACGGAGCGCTACATGGCCTGCAACAGAGGATACATTTACAATTTTACCTTCTCCTCTTTCTTTCATTTGCTCTCCTGCGAACTGTGCAAGGAAAAAAGCGCTCTTCATGTTGGTCTGGATGATTTGGTCCCATTCTGATTCTGTAACCGCGAAAGCTTCACTCCGGATGTTCACCCCTGCATTATTGACCCAGATATGAATGTCTTGATAGGGAGTAGTTTCTTTCACTTGTTTAATAATGTCCTTATAATCCTGCACATTCCCTATAATTGGATAGGCCTTCCTGCCCAATTGTTCAATTTCGCGACAAACTCTATGTACATCTTCTTCTGTTCTAGAAATGACAATAAGATCTGCACCCGCTTCAGCATAGGCAATCGCGATCGCATACCCGATTCCTTTTGTTGCTCCTGTTACGGCTGCAAGCTTACCTTCAAGATGGAAATTTGGCAAAAACATAAATCCTCTCCCTTTCTTAAATAACTGCACATTAGTATAACATTTCCAAAAGTAGATACGCCATTTTCCACTACCATCGTAGTGGAAAAGGAAAGTTCATTTTAAAATACGAATCACCATTTAGCCTTATAAACATGATCATCTAGTCATTTTGTCACTGATTGTTCATGAAATCGCTGCCATACAATTGACAAACTTAGCCAAACTTGCTGATATAAGTGGTTTTTTTAAGAGTTTTGAACTATTTGTGAAATGCCCCGCTCCCTTGTTTCTAAATGAAAAAAATACAGTATGATAAAACTGTAAAAGTAATCAGGAGGAAATTGGAAGGAGTGAATGAGAAATGGCCAAAACTCAATTGAACAACCCAAATACACAAACGAAAACACAAACTGAGGAATCCGATCTAAAAGGTACTTTTATCGCAGTCTTATTTGTAGGTGCGTTCTTAGTTGTTACTTGGTTTAGTGTTTGGGGGATCTTCGTCAACCGGTAAGGCTACATTAACTAGTTTAAGGGGGGAAACAAAATGCATTTACACAAATACGAAAAGATGTGGATGTTGATTGGAGGAGGAGCATTATTAATCTTTTTAATTATGTTAGGAGTAGGAGCTTTTTATCAAGGTACAAAGCCTCCTAGTTGTTTAACAACCATTGATCCTCAAAATGTAGAAGCTCACGACTCATTTAAAACAGAAAATTTAGGTTTACAAAAGCTAGATGATCACCAATACGTGGTAAACGTAATTGCTTCAGCCTTTAATTATGATTTTGGAACAGACGAAGAAGGAAACGTCGTCCGTACGATTCGCATCCCAACTGGATCCGAAGTTATGTTCCAAGGCACAAGTAAGGATGTCGTTCACGGGTTTGAACTAGCTGGAACAAATGCAAACATGATGCTAGAACCTGGTTATATCAATACAGTAGAAACCACCTTTAACAAACCAGGTACTTATACATTCGTATGTAATGAATATTGTGGAACCGGTCATCATTATATGACCGCTACTGTGGAGGTGTATGACGAATGATCGCAAATCAATTAACAAAAAAAGATTCAAAACTTTCCATGGCTCATATGTGGGTCGCTTTTATTTCTCTTCTAATCGGGGGCTTGATGGGTTTATTACAAACCTTAGTCAGAACCGGAAAGTTCACTTTACCCTTCGGAATTGATTATTACCAAATCCTTACTGTACACGGAGTTATTTTAGCTCTTGTTTTAACCACATTCTTTATTATAGGTTTCCAATTTTCTTTAATGAGCAAAACAGTCGGTATGAGTAATAAAGAAAGAGCTTGGGCTTGGATTGCCTTCTGGGTCATGGTCGTCGGAACAATTGCAGCTGCTACAATGATCCTTCTGGGTAAGGCGAGTGTCTTATATACATTTTATGCTCCGCTTGCAGCACACCCTATCTTTTATATTGGACTCACTCTTGTAATAGTAGGTACTTGGATTGCTTGTTTTGTTAACTTTCATCAACTGTATGCTTGGAAAAAAGCAAATAAAGGAGCAAAATCTCCTCTATTGGCCTTTATGGTCGTAATTAATATGTTAATCTGGTTCATCAGTACCATCGGGGTTGCAGCAACTGTTCTTATTCAGTTTATCCCATGGTCACTAGGTATTGTAGATGACATAAATATCCTATTAAGTCGTACATTGTTTTGGTATTTCGGTCACCCATTAGTTTACTTCTGGTTATTACCAGCATATATGGCCTGGTACGGCATCATCCCTAAAATTATCGGTGGGAAAATTTTTAGTGACGGTTTAGCTCGATTAGCATTCATCTTATTCTTGTTGTTCTCAATTCCTGTAGGATTTCACCACCAATTACTAGAACCTGGTATTGATCCTTTTTGGAAATATATACAAGTAGTGTTGACATTCGCTGTCGCTATCCCTTCTTTACTTACTGCTTTTAGTATGTTTGCTACGTTTGAAACAGCAGGTAGAGCCAAAGGATTCACAACGCTTTTTGGTTGGTTTAAAGCACTCCCTTGGAAAGATGTTCGCTTCTTTGCTCCAATGATTGGAATGATCGCTTTTATCCCAGCTGGAGCTGGCGGACTAGTCAATGCTTCGAATCAATTAAACCTTGTTGTGCACAATACGATTTGGGTCACCGGTCATTTTCATTTAACCTTAGCCACCACGGTTATCCTTACATTCTTCGGTATTTCATACTGGCTCGTTCCTGTGCTCACAGGAAGAACATTAGATGAAAAAACGAACCGGTTGGGTATTATTCAAACCATTGTTTGGGCAGTGGGAATGTTTTTCATGTCTGGTTCTATGCATATTGCAGGTTTGCTTGGAGCACCTCGCCGCTCCGCTTTCTCTGAGTATAACGGTAGTGAGCAGGTTACAGAATGGATAGGTTATCAATACGGTCAAGCGATCGGAGGCACTATTCTGTTTATCGGAATCATCATTATGATTTACACCTTTATTTACATGACATTCTTCGCTCCTAAAGGTGTAGAAGAATTCCCTATTGCCGAAACAGCTGAAGGTGCTGAACCTACTCCTATGATTTTCGAGAACTGGCGTTTATGGATCGGAATAGCAGTCGTACTGATTGCTTTTGCTTATACAATTCCTTTCATTGATATCATCCAGAACTCACCGCCAGGATCACCAACCTTTAAAGGATTAATCGGAAATTCCTAATTAAAAAACGGAGGCCCATCACAGGCCTCCGTTTTTTATTAGGCGTGAGTGGTTCATTATTTTCCCCAGTCACACTAGATTATTTAAAATGTTTATCAACCCTAAACCACACGTAACTTTATTAAAAGCTAGATATTAGAAATTATAAACTTTACTATATTTATCAGACAGATGCTGAACTAAATGATCAGCGTTTAACTTTTCACCCGTTACATCTTCTAGAATCTCTAATGGTTTTTTCATTTTACCGTACTGATGAATATTTTCAGTAAGCCAATTCTTAATAACCGTAAAGTCACCTTTTTGAATCGAGCCCTCTACATCAATTTCATCCTTCATTGTGTTATGGAACTGAGCTGCGTACATATAACCTAAAGCATATGAAGGGAAGTAACCAAACATGCCCCCTGCCCAATGAACATCTTGAAGTACCCCAACTTTATTACTTGTTGGTCGAACACCTAGGTATTCTTCCATCTTGTCATTCCAGAGTTCAGGAAGATCAGAAACTTCAATCTCCCCACTAATTAAAGCTTTCTCAAGTTCATAACGAATCATAATATGAAGACAATATGTTAGTTCATCCGCTTCAATCCGTATAAATGAAGCCTTAACCTCGTTCACTGCGGCAAAGAAATCTTCAAAGTTAACATTTTTAAAAGATTCCGGTGCATATTCAAGGAATAAGTCATAATGATTTTCCCAAAAAGCTTTCGTTCTTGAGACAAAGTTCTCCCAGAATAAAGATTGAGACTCATGGATCCCCATAGATGTACCACCCTGAAGCGCTGTGTAGGCCAGTTCAGAACTTATATTTTGTTCATACAAAGCATGACCACCTTCATGGATGGTACCAAATACAGCTGTACGGAAATCTTTTTCGTCATATTTCGTCGTAACGCGAACATCTCCCTGATTAAGGCCTGTAGCAAATGGGTGTACCGTCTCATCAAGGCGCCCTGCATCAAAATCATATCCCATACGCTTTAATATTTCTAGACTGAAAGCCTGCTGCTTTTCCTTTGGAAAATGACCTTGTAATACAGAGGCATCCACTTCTACACTTGATTGCTGGACCTTTTGAAGTAAATCAGTTAACGATTTTCGAACAGCTGGAAATACTTCATCAAGAACATCAACGGTAACTCCAGGTTCAAAATTGTCTAACAGTGCATTGTAAATATGTTTTTCATAGCCCCAATACTCAGCAAATCGCTTGTTAAATTCAACAATTTTTTCTAAATATGGCTTAAACATCTCGAAATCATTTTTGTCTTTAGCTTCTTCCCAGACTGATTCAGCTTTCGATTGCAAAGCTACATATTCCTTATATTCGTCGGTTGGGATCTTTCTTGCTTGATTGTAGTTCTTCTCACATTCTTCTACTGACTTTTGTACAATATCATTTGCCGTTTGGCCTTTTAAAGAATCGATATACTCTTTCATTTTATCTGAGGTTTGCATTTCATGGATTTTTGATGAGAGAGTGGCGATGACCTCTGATCGTCCTTCTACACCCTTCTTCGGTGCGTATGTACGTAAATCCCACCCCATCAGTCCTATTGCTTCACCTAATTGGGCAATTTCTTTAACATAGTCCATAA
The nucleotide sequence above comes from Pontibacillus chungwhensis. Encoded proteins:
- a CDS encoding SDR family NAD(P)-dependent oxidoreductase, encoding MFLPNFHLEGKLAAVTGATKGIGYAIAIAYAEAGADLIVISRTEEDVHRVCREIEQLGRKAYPIIGNVQDYKDIIKQVKETTPYQDIHIWVNNAGVNIRSEAFAVTESEWDQIIQTNMKSAFFLAQFAGEQMKERGEGKIVNVSSVAGHVALRTGVVYGMTKAALIQMTKTLSLEWGKHNIHVNAIGPWYFPTALTEKLLEDEQYVKEIKERTPMRRIGELKELAGAAVFLASEGSNYMTGQTLFVDGGMSIYGF
- a CDS encoding cytochrome c oxidase subunit 2A; translation: MAKTQLNNPNTQTKTQTEESDLKGTFIAVLFVGAFLVVTWFSVWGIFVNR
- a CDS encoding cytochrome c oxidase subunit II; protein product: MHLHKYEKMWMLIGGGALLIFLIMLGVGAFYQGTKPPSCLTTIDPQNVEAHDSFKTENLGLQKLDDHQYVVNVIASAFNYDFGTDEEGNVVRTIRIPTGSEVMFQGTSKDVVHGFELAGTNANMMLEPGYINTVETTFNKPGTYTFVCNEYCGTGHHYMTATVEVYDE
- a CDS encoding b(o/a)3-type cytochrome-c oxidase subunit 1, with protein sequence MIANQLTKKDSKLSMAHMWVAFISLLIGGLMGLLQTLVRTGKFTLPFGIDYYQILTVHGVILALVLTTFFIIGFQFSLMSKTVGMSNKERAWAWIAFWVMVVGTIAAATMILLGKASVLYTFYAPLAAHPIFYIGLTLVIVGTWIACFVNFHQLYAWKKANKGAKSPLLAFMVVINMLIWFISTIGVAATVLIQFIPWSLGIVDDINILLSRTLFWYFGHPLVYFWLLPAYMAWYGIIPKIIGGKIFSDGLARLAFILFLLFSIPVGFHHQLLEPGIDPFWKYIQVVLTFAVAIPSLLTAFSMFATFETAGRAKGFTTLFGWFKALPWKDVRFFAPMIGMIAFIPAGAGGLVNASNQLNLVVHNTIWVTGHFHLTLATTVILTFFGISYWLVPVLTGRTLDEKTNRLGIIQTIVWAVGMFFMSGSMHIAGLLGAPRRSAFSEYNGSEQVTEWIGYQYGQAIGGTILFIGIIIMIYTFIYMTFFAPKGVEEFPIAETAEGAEPTPMIFENWRLWIGIAVVLIAFAYTIPFIDIIQNSPPGSPTFKGLIGNS
- a CDS encoding carboxypeptidase M32, producing MSTVQTELQPTEQQFMDYVKEIAQLGEAIGLMGWDLRTYAPKKGVEGRSEVIATLSSKIHEMQTSDKMKEYIDSLKGQTANDIVQKSVEECEKNYNQARKIPTDEYKEYVALQSKAESVWEEAKDKNDFEMFKPYLEKIVEFNKRFAEYWGYEKHIYNALLDNFEPGVTVDVLDEVFPAVRKSLTDLLQKVQQSSVEVDASVLQGHFPKEKQQAFSLEILKRMGYDFDAGRLDETVHPFATGLNQGDVRVTTKYDEKDFRTAVFGTIHEGGHALYEQNISSELAYTALQGGTSMGIHESQSLFWENFVSRTKAFWENHYDLFLEYAPESFKNVNFEDFFAAVNEVKASFIRIEADELTYCLHIMIRYELEKALISGEIEVSDLPELWNDKMEEYLGVRPTSNKVGVLQDVHWAGGMFGYFPSYALGYMYAAQFHNTMKDEIDVEGSIQKGDFTVIKNWLTENIHQYGKMKKPLEILEDVTGEKLNADHLVQHLSDKYSKVYNF